The genome window CGACGACCCGCTCAACACCGAGCCGGGGGCGGGCGATGTCGGCGCTCCGGCCGGTGACGCGGACCCGTACCGCGCCCCATACGGCGCTGATGAACCGGGCGTTGGCGCCTCTGCGCCCGCTCCCGGATTGCCAGCTGACGGTCCGCCCGGCACCTATCCCTATCTCGACACGCTGAACCCGGAACAGCGGGCGGCGGTGACGGCGCTGGACGGCCCCGTGTTGGTGCTGGCTGGCGCGGGCACCGGCAAGACGCGCGTGCTGACGACCCGGCTTGGCCACCTGCTGATGACAAGGCGCGCCTGGCCCAGCCAGATCCTGGCGGTGACCTTTACCAACAAGGCCGCGCGCGAGATGAAGGAGCGCGTGGCCGCCATGATCGGCGGCGACGTCGAGGGCTGGTGGATGGGCACCTTTCACGCGCTGGCCGCGCGCATCCTGCGCCGGCATGCCGAAGCCGTCGGTCTGAAATCGAATTTCACCATCCTGGATACCGACGATCAGATTCGCCTTTTGAAACAGGTGATGGAGGCGGGCTCGGTCGACGGCAAGCGCTGGCCGGCCAAGCAGTTGCTGGGCGTGATCGAGCGCTGGAAAGACCGCGCCCTGACGCCGGATCGGCTGACGCCGGAAGATGGCGGCGATCTTGCCGGCGGCCGGATGATCCAGCTCTACCGCGATTATCAGGAGCGGCTGCGCAGCCTGAACGCCTGCGACTTCGGCGATCTGCTGCTGCACACGCTCACCCTGTTCGGCCACACCGCCGTCGATCCCGGCACCGGGCGCACGATCCATCCGATCCTTGAGGAATACCAGCGCCGGTTCCGCTATCTGCTGGTTGACGAGTATCAGGACACGAACGTCGCCCAGTATCTGTGGCTGCGGGCGCTGGCGCAGGGCCACCACAATATCTGCTGCGTCGGCGATGACGACCAGTCGATCTATGGCTGGCGCGGCGCGGAGGTCGGGAACATCCTGCGCTTCGAGCAGGACTTTCCCGGCGCGACGGTGATCCGGCTGGAGCGCAATTACCGTTCGACCGGCCGCATCCTGGGCGCGGCGTCCGGCCTGATCGCCAACAATCAGGGGCGGCTGGGCAAGACGCTGTTCTCCGAGGGCGCCAGCGGCGATCCGGTTCAGGTCCGGATCGTCTGGGATGCCGAGGAAGAAGCCCGCTGGATCGGCGACGAGATCGAGTCCCTTCAGACCCGTCAGGTGCCGCTCAGCGACGTCGCGATCCTGGTGCGGGCGTCGTTCCAGATGCGCGAGTTCGAGGAACGGTTGATCACGCTGGGTCTGCCGTACCGGGTGATCGGCGGCCCGCGCTTTTACGAGCGCATGGAGATCCGCGACGCGATGGCCTATCTGCGGGTCATCGCGCAGAGCGACGATGATCTGGCGTTCGAGCGCATCATCAACGTGCCCAAGCGCGGCATCGGCAAGACGACGGTGCAGACCCTGCACGCCGCCGCCCGGCGGCAGCAGGTGTCGCTTTACGAGGCTGCCGCCCGGCTGGTCGAAACCGACGAGTTGACCGCCCGGGCGCGCACGCCGATCAAGGCCCTGATCCGCGATTTCGATCGTTGGCGCGATCAGGCCGAGCGGATCGGCCATGCCGATCTGGCCCGGTTGGTGCTGGACGAAAGCGGCTATACCGGGTTCTGGCAGGCCGACAAATCGCCCGAAGCGCCGGGCCGGCTTGAGAACCTGAAAGAACTGGTCACGGCGATGGAGGAATTCGACAGCCTGCTCGGATTCCTGGAGCATGTCAGTCTGGTCATGGACACCACCGTCGATTCCGGCGGCGAAATGGTGTCGCTGATGACGCTGCATGGCGCCAAGGGGCTGGAATTCGCCCATGTCTTTCTGCCCGGATGGGAAGAAGGGCTGTTCCCGCACCAGCGTGCGATGGACGAACAAGGTGTCGCGGGGCTGGAGGAGGAACGCCGGCTGGCCTATGTCGGCCTGACGCGGGCCAAGACGCGGGCGGTGGTCATGGCAGCGCTGAACCGCCGCGTTCACGGGCAGTGGCAATCCTCGCTGCCGTCGCGGTTCATCGGCGAGTTGCCCGACGATTTCGTCGTCCGCGAGCAGACGACCGGCATGCAGGCGCCCGATCCCCACGGCGTTTCCGATACGGCCGTCGCCCGGCTCCGTGAGGCCGCACGCACCCATGCCGCTGGTGGCTCCGGCTATCGGCCGACGGTGATCGACGGCGTCGACTATTCGGTCGAGAAACGCCCGCAGTCGTCGGTCAGCTACAGAAAAGGCGACCGTGTTTTCCACCGCAAATTCGGCTATGGCACCGTCGTTGCCGCCGACGGTGAGAAACTCGGCATCGATTTCGATCATAGCGGTGAAAAGCGGGTGATGGACAGTTTCGTCGTCCCCGCATCGAAGGCGGACTGATTCATGCGTGCACCGATACAATCTTTTGCCATGGCGCTGGGCAGTGCCGCGCCGGTTGATACATGGCGTGTCGATCTGGCCGTTCCGATCGACGCGGCCGAAGCGGTGTCGGAACTGCTGGGCGATCTGGGTTCGGTGTCGATGTTCGGTGTCGATCAGGATGCCGACCTGCAGGTTTCGGTCGTTTGCCCCGAGGAGCCCGACCGCGGCGATATCGGCGTGCGGCTGGCCGTCATCGCCGACGCCTTCGACATGGCCGAACCGCCATTCACCGTCGAGCGGGTCGAGGGGCGCGACTGGATCGCGGAGACCAAGAACGCCTTTCCGCCGGTCGAGATCGGTCGGTTTTTCATCCACGGTTCGCATGTCGAACGCCGGCCGCCGCCCTCCAGCATCGGGCTGCATGTCGACGCGGCGACGGCGTTCGGCTCCGGTGAGCACCCGACCACTGAGGGGTGTTTGCGCGCGATCGAGGCCCTGGCCAAGCGCCGCCATATCCACAACACGCTGGATATGGGCTGCGGGTCGGGCATTCTGGCGATCGCGGCGGCGAAATGCTGGGCGACGCCGGTGCTGGCGGCGGACAATGACGGCCGCAGCGTGCAGGTCGCGGCAGAGAACGCCGGCCTGAACCGGGTCGCCCATCTGATGTCGGCCGCCCGGTCCGAGGGATACCGCAACCCGGTGATCCGCCGGCGCGCGCCTTACGACCTGATCCTGGCGAACATCCTGGCCCGCCCGCTGACACTGCTGGCCCGCGATGCGGCTGGCGTCCTGGCGCCGGGAGGAATCCTCGTATTGTCAGGCTTGATGACCCATCAGGAGGCCATGGTTCTTGCCGCCCACCGATATCAGGGGCTTCATCTGATCGAACGCCGGGTCATCGGCGTGTGGTCGACCCTGGTTCTGCACAAGCGTGCCGACTACGGTTCGTGATGTCGTCACGAGGACGCTGGCGTTAAGAAAAACCACACGACTGTAACGTATGCAGACGGATCGATCGCCATTATCGCCCGCCCCCGTCCCCGTCTGCAGCCCGAAAATGATCAGCCGTTTTCCCTCCACGAGCCTCAGAGTGCGTTTCGCGCTGGTCTTTGCCGGCGTCGTCATCGTCCTGATCAGCCTTTCGAATTTCGTCATCGGTCAGCGCGCCGGTGCCGTCCTGCAGTCGTCGATCGGCCGATCCCTGGTCGAAACGGCGGCCCATATGGCCGACACGCTCGATCGTCACATGCATGCACGGCGCAACGAGATCACACTTCTGGCCGGGCTCGACCCTCTGCGGGCCCTGCCCGACACCGCTGCTGCCCGGTTATTGCTGATGCGGCTGCAGGACAACGTGCCGGCGTTTTCCTGGATCGGCCGGACCGATGCGGGCGGGACGGTGATCGCGGCAACGGGAGGATTACTGGAAGGGGCGGATATCGGACACCGGCCGGTCTATCTCGAAGCGCTTGAGACGACTTTCATCGGCGATGTTCACGAGGCTGTGCTGCTGGCCAGCCTGCTGCCCAACCCAACCGGCGAGCCGATGAAGTTCGTGGATGTCAGTGTGCCGGTCCGCGATACCGAAGGGAATTTCGCCGGCGTCCTCGCCGCCCATCTGAGCTGGGACTGGTCGCGCGCCGTTGCCGAGACGGTGCTTTCGCCACTGGACGGTAACAGCGCCATCGACGTGTTCGTGATAAGCGCGATCGATGACTCGGTGTTGCTGGGTCCGGATTCCGATATCGGACAGCGGTTCGAACTGGCGGGACTGGGTCGCGCGCGGTCGGCTGGAACATGGCGCGGCGTTGAAACCTGGCCCGACGACCAAGACTATCTGACCGGCTATGCCGTCGCCGACGGCTATCAAAGCTATGCGGGCCTGGGCTGGACGGTTGTCGCGCGCCAGCCGTTGGCGGTTGCCCATGCGCCCGTGACGGCCATGCAGTGGACTTTGGCGCTGTGGGGCGCGCTTCTGGTCACGTTATTCGCCGCGCTGGGGTGGTGGATTGCCGGATGGGTAACACGGCCGCTGAGCGAGATCGCCGTGACCGCCGACCGGTTGCGGAGCGGCGAAATGAGAGAGATCCCGCAGCATCGCGGCATCACCGAAATCGAGACCCTGTCGGCCGCGCTGCGCGAATTGCTGCATAGCCTGACGCGTATGGAGGCGCTGGCCCACCGCGACCGGCTGACCGGTCTGGCCAACCGCATCGGGCTGGACGCCTATCTGGACCGCGCCGGCCCGAACGCCGCCCGCACGGATCAGGTGCTGGCGTTTCTGTGCCTCGATCTCGACGGTTTCAAGCCTGTGAATGATCGTTTCGGCCATGGTGTCGGCGATGCGGTGCTGCAGGCCGTGGCGCAGCGCCTGCGTCAGGTCGTGCGCGGCGGCGATCAGGCGGTCCGGCTTGGCGGGGACGAATTTGCGCTGATCCTGGCGCTACCGAACGCGGACTGGCGGCAAATGTCGGAAACCATCGCCGGGCGCATCGTGGACAGCATTGCGCAGCCCATCGATGCTGACGGTGCGACGGTCCGGATCGGCTGCAGCATCGGCATCGCGTGCTGGACGCCCAACGGCGATGCCGATTTCTCCGCCACGATGCGCATGGCCGACGAAGCCCTTTATACCGCCAAACGGGCCGGCAAGGGCCGCGTGGCCGTCCGCGAGGCGTGATCGCCGCACGGTATGGCCGCCCATTCGCTCCTTTCGGGCACACATGCCCGAAAGCGTCCGGGTATCGGTTCTGATATTTGACATATCATAATTCAAGTGATAGATGGCATACATCCCGTTCAGGATATGCCCATGATGACCGCCGCCCAAATGCGTGCCGCACGTGCTCTTCTCGGCATTGACCAGAAGACCCTGGCCGAATTGTCGGGACTTTCCATCCCGACGATCCAACGCATGGAATCAAGTGGTGGCAATGTTCGCGGCGTGGTCGAGAGCCTCACCCGGGTTGTCGCTGCCCTTGAAGCCGCGGGCATCGAACTGATCGGTGACGGCGCTGCCAGTCCCTCAGGCGGACGCGGCGTTCGATTGAAGTCATCATCCTCGTCATCCTGAACCAATCCGCGACGGCGACCGCCGACGACAAGCCGACGATCCCGCCGCTTCCTACCTCAAGGTGCGGCAACAAGTGAAAGCAACGACAGACAGATCGAGCGACGCGCCCAGCTTTGCGGACCTCTACACCCCGAAAATTCTCACGGTTCTGCGCGAAGGCTATGGTTTTCCTCACCTGCGCGCCGATGCATTGGCAGGACTTACCGTAGCCATCGTGGCGCTTCCGCTTTCCATGGCCATCGCCATCGCCTCGGGCGCATCGCCGGCCCAGGGCCTTTATACGGCAATCATAGGCGGCTTCATCGTCTCGCTGCTCGGCGGATCGCGTTTCCAGATCGGCGGTCCGGCTGGCGCGTTTATCGTTCTTGTCGCGGCAACGGTCGCACAGCATGGCATCGACGGCCTGATCCTTGCCACCTTCCTGTCGGGGCTGATGCTGGTGGCGGTCGGGTTTTTGCGGTTCGGCACGTTTATCAAGTTCGTTCCCTTTCCGGTAACGGTCGGTTTCACCGCCGGAATTGCGGTGATCATCTTTGCCAGCCAGATCAAGGACCTATTCGGCTTGACCCTGGACCACGAACCCGGCGAGCTGCTCGAAAAGATCCCGGTCCTTTGGGGAGCGAAGGACAGTGTTACGGTTGCCGCAGTCGCAATTTCTGTTGCAACCGTTGCAATCATCCTCGGATTGCGCCGCTGGCAGCCGCGTTGGCCGGGCATGCTGATCGCCGTTGCGCTGACCGCGGTCGCCACGGCGGTGATGGCATTGCCTGTCGAGACCATCGGCACGAAGTTCGGCGGTATTCCCTCGTCGCTTCCGGTGCCGCACTTGCCCGATCTGTCGATGGACCGGATCATCGCGGTTCTGCCGGCTGCCCTGTCCTTCACCTTGTTGGGCGCCATCGAATCACTGCTGTCGGCCGTCGTCGCTGATGGCATGACCGGACGGCGGCACCGTTCGAACTGCGAGCTCGTCGCGCAGGGCGCGGCCAATATCGGGGCCTCGCTCTTCGGCGGCTTTTGCGTGACGGGCACCATTGCCCGCACGGCCACCAATGTGCGTGCGGGCGCGCACGGGCCGATTGCCGGGATGCTTCATTCCCTGTTCATTCTTCTTTTCATGCTCGTCGCTGCTCCCCTCGCAGCCTATATCCCGCTGGCGGCGCTGGCAGGTGTGCTTGCCGTGGTCGCCTGGAACATGATCGAGAGACCCGCCATCGCGATCCTGCTGCGTTCGGGCTGGGGCGAAGCGACGGTTCTGGGGGCGACCTTTTTCCTGACAGTATTCCGGGACCTCACCGAGGCTATCGTCGTCGGCTTCGCGCTCGGCTCAGTGCTGTTCATCCACCGGATGAGCCGGACAACGGCGGTTTCCTCCCAGAAGCCGTTTGTGGGGCGAGACGAAGCCGACGACGCCCATCCGCGCGAAGCTTATAACGAGTCGGCTGCCGCGAACCCCGATGTCGTCGTCTACCGGATCACTGGTGCCCTGTTTTTCGGCGCGACAGCATCCATCGGTTCCGTTCTCGACCGCATTCAGGACAACCACAAGGCACTGATCGTCGACTTCGAGGCCGTGCCCTTCCTGGATTCGACCGGCGCGAACATGATCGAAAGTCTGGCGCACAAGGCCCGCCGGCATGACGTGACGCTCTGGCTGACCGGTACCAGCCGCGACATCCGGCGCGTTTTGCTCACCCACGGCTTGAAGAAACCGCTTGTGCGGTATGCGTCGACGGTGGAAGCCGCGTCGGCAGCGATGGCCCGGCAAAGCAGTTTTCGTCAGGTTTGATGTGCTTCACGATGCGCCGAATGGTGTTCCGGCGGCCGGATGCGGAAGAAGAGGGCATACAGGACCGGAACCGCGACCAGCGTCAGGATGGTGGCGAAGGCCAGGCCGCCCATGATCGTCACGGCCAACCCGATGAAGAACGCATCGGCCAGCAGCGGCACCATGCCGAGGATCGTGGTGCCGGCTGCCAGCATGACCGGGCGCAGACGGCTGACGCTGGCGTCGGTCAGGCCTTGATAGGGATCCTTGCCCCCGGCGATCTGGTCGTCGATCTCGTCGAGCAGCACGATGGCGTTCTTGATCAGCATGCCCGACAGGCTGAGCAGGCCCAGCAGGGCCACGAAGCCGAACGCGACGCCCGTCGACAGCAGCGCGATGACCACGCCGCACACGGACATCGGCACGATCAGCCAGATGATCAGTGGCTGGCGCACCTGGCCGAACAGCACGACGCTGATGATCAGCATGACCAGAAATCCGAGCGGTAATTGCTGGAACACGGCGGTCTGTGCTTCGACGGTGGCCTCGTACTCGCCGCCCCATTCCAGCGCATAGCCGGGCGGCAGCTCGATGGCTTCGATTTCGGCGACGACGGCATCGCGGGCGGTCGCGGCGGTCAGGTCACCGACGGGGTTCGACTGGACGGTGAGCGTGCGCATACGGTCACGGCGTCTGATCAGCGTGTCCTCGCCGACCGTTTCGATCCGGGTCACGATCTGTTCCAGCGGCACATAGGCTTCCGCGCCGCTGGACCAGACCAGCCGGTCGCGGATCGAGGCGGTCTCCGCCCGTTCGGCGTCCGGCGGCCGGGCCAGGATCGGGATCAGCCGGTCGCCTTCGCGATAGGTGCCGGCCTGCACCCCCTCGGTGACGAATCTCAGTGTCTGCGCAAGGTCGGTGCGGGTGACGCCGGCGATGCGCGCGCGTTCGTCGTCGTAATGCGGCACGGCCGTCAGTTCGCGTTGACGCCAGTCGTTGCGGATATCGTTCAGCGCCGGCGAGGCCCGCATGATGGACGCGGCCTGCTGTCCGAGCTGGCGCAGTGTGTCGGCGTCCGGCCCGGAGAACCGCGCCTCGACCTCTGCCCCCGCCGGTGGACCGAATACGATCCGTACCGGCCGGGGCGTGCTGTCGGGATAGCGCGATTCGATATGGCCGCGAATGCGGTCCGCCAGGTCGGCAATGGCGTCGCGCTCGTCGACCCGCACGACGAACTGGCCATAGCTGTCATTGGGCTGTTCCGGCGCATAGGTCAGCATAAAGCGCGGCAGGCCCCGGCCGACCGTCGTGGTCAGGGCCTCGACCTCCGGCTGGTCCAGGATGAACGACTCGATCTCGGCCATGTCGCGGTCCACGGCCCGGATATCCGTGCCCTGGGGCATCCAGTAGTTCACATAGAACATCGGCGTGTTCGAGTTGGGAAAGAAGCTCTGCTTGACGAAGCCGAAACCGACGAAACACGCCGCCGTGATTACGATCAGAAGGCCGACTGTCACGGCGCGATGGGCCAGGGCGATGGACAGGACACGGTGATACCCGCGATAGAGCCTGCCGCCATAGGGGTCGCCGCCGCCATGTGGGCCGGCGCCGCGAAACAGGTAATGGCCGAACAGCGGCGCCAGCATGATGGCCAGAACCCAGCTCAGCATCAGCGAAATGCCGATCACGGCGAACAGCGAGAACAGGAATTCGCCGGTGATGTCGTCCGACAACCCGATGCCGGAAAAGGCCATGATGCCGATGACCGTGGCGCCCAGCAGCGGCCACCGTGTGCGCCGCACCGCCTCCGAAGCCGCGTCGCGCAGCGTATTGCTCCGCTGCAGTCCGACCAGCATGCCCTCGGTCACGACGATCGCGTTGTCGACCAGCATGCCCATGGCGATGATCAGGGCGCCCAGCGAAATCCGCTCCATCTCGATGCCGAAGACGCGCATCATGAAGACGGTCCCCAGAACGGTCAGCAGCAGCACCGCGCCCACCACGATTCCCGACCGCCAGCCCATGAACAGGCACAGCACGCCGATGACGATGGCGACCGACAACGCCAGACTGACGACGAAACCGTTGATCGCCCGGTCGACGACGACATGCTGTTCGTAGATCGGGTGCAATTCGACGCCGACCGGCAATTGGTCGTTCAACCCGGCCAACCGCCGTTCGACGGCCTCGCCGACTTCCACGATGTTGGCGTCGGTCAGCCCGGCGACGGACAGGGTGAACGCGCTTTCGCCGTTGTGCCGGATCAGATGGTCGGGCACCTCGACGGGCTGGCGCGAGATTTCGCCGAGATCCAGCAGGGATATCTGCTCCGTCGATCCGGGCAGGCCGATGCGCAGGCTTTCAATCGTTTCGACGGTGCCGAATCCGCCGGTGGGCGCCAGTCGGACGGAGCGGTCGCCGATGCGCATCGCGCCGGCGTCGGCGATGTCGTTCTCGACCTGGATCGTGTTGATGATCCGGGACAGCGGAATGCCGAGCGACGCCAGACGTTCCTGGGCGATGTCGAGATAAATCGCCTCGTCCCGCAGGCCGGCGATATCGACCTTCGAGACGCCCCCCACCGTAAGCAGATTGCGGCGCAGGAACGAGGCCAGGTCGGCACGCTCTCGGTCGTCGTATCCCGGCGCCGTGACGGCATAACTGATGCCGAAAACGTCGCCGAAATCGTCGTTGACCATCGAGGCGCGCGCGCCCGGCGGCAGATCGCCCTGGGCATCGCGCACGTTGCGGCGCAGTTCGTCCCAGACCTGTGGCAGCGCCTCGCCGTCATAGGTGTTCTGGATTTCAACGGTGATTTCAGACAGCCCGGGCATCGATTTCGAGCGGACCTGCTTTAGCTGCGCCATCTGCTGGACCGCCGATTCCAGCACCTCGGTGACCTCGCGCTCGACCTCGCTCGCGCTGGCGCCGGGATAGGGCGTGACGACGATCGCCTCCTTGATCGTGAAAGCCGGATCCTCCAACCGGCCGACGGTCAGCAGTCCGACGATTCCGCCGATCAGACACGCCAGAACGATCAGCCAGGTGTTGACCGGACGGTCGATGGACGTATGCGCGATGTCCATGGGGGCGGCGCCCTCTTCTGACGTGCGGGGGGACCGGGAAGGTCCCGGAGATGGCGGAAAATCAGAACGCCTCGATCGGGCGGACCCTCATGCCTTCATTCAGATGATGCGCGCCGGCTGTGACGATGCGGTCATCGGCGGACAGCCCCTCGGTGATCGCCACGCGGTCGTCGACGATCGGGCCGACGGCGACCGGCTGGCGGCGCACCTCGCCGTCGGGACCGCTGACGACCCAGACATGGAAGCCGCCGTCGTTATCGGCGACGACCGCGGACGAGGGTGCCGAGACGCCGGGACCCGTACTGGCGCCCATACCGCCGCCCGGCGCGATTTCGACCCTGCCGATCATGCCGGGCAGAAGGGCGGGCGCCTCGGGGTAAGGCATGGCGAAGGTCACGCGATAGGTCTGCGTGACGTTGTCGGGTTGAGTTTCGTGGCTGCGATAGTCCAGGTCGAAACGGGCACCGTCGGCCGCCGGGAAAACGACATGGGCCTGAAGGGCATCCCTGTTGCCGATCATGCCCATCAGACGTTCGGGAATATTCACCGCGATCCTCAGTTCGCTCACATCCTGAACCCTCAGCACGGGCGTGCCTGATGTGACGTTGGTATGGGCGTCGACGAGCGTGCGGGTCACCAACGCGTCGAACGGCGCCTCGATGGTCGTGTGGTCG of Fodinicurvata sp. EGI_FJ10296 contains these proteins:
- a CDS encoding UvrD-helicase domain-containing protein → MTAPDPWPSDPFGDDPLNTEPGAGDVGAPAGDADPYRAPYGADEPGVGASAPAPGLPADGPPGTYPYLDTLNPEQRAAVTALDGPVLVLAGAGTGKTRVLTTRLGHLLMTRRAWPSQILAVTFTNKAAREMKERVAAMIGGDVEGWWMGTFHALAARILRRHAEAVGLKSNFTILDTDDQIRLLKQVMEAGSVDGKRWPAKQLLGVIERWKDRALTPDRLTPEDGGDLAGGRMIQLYRDYQERLRSLNACDFGDLLLHTLTLFGHTAVDPGTGRTIHPILEEYQRRFRYLLVDEYQDTNVAQYLWLRALAQGHHNICCVGDDDQSIYGWRGAEVGNILRFEQDFPGATVIRLERNYRSTGRILGAASGLIANNQGRLGKTLFSEGASGDPVQVRIVWDAEEEARWIGDEIESLQTRQVPLSDVAILVRASFQMREFEERLITLGLPYRVIGGPRFYERMEIRDAMAYLRVIAQSDDDLAFERIINVPKRGIGKTTVQTLHAAARRQQVSLYEAAARLVETDELTARARTPIKALIRDFDRWRDQAERIGHADLARLVLDESGYTGFWQADKSPEAPGRLENLKELVTAMEEFDSLLGFLEHVSLVMDTTVDSGGEMVSLMTLHGAKGLEFAHVFLPGWEEGLFPHQRAMDEQGVAGLEEERRLAYVGLTRAKTRAVVMAALNRRVHGQWQSSLPSRFIGELPDDFVVREQTTGMQAPDPHGVSDTAVARLREAARTHAAGGSGYRPTVIDGVDYSVEKRPQSSVSYRKGDRVFHRKFGYGTVVAADGEKLGIDFDHSGEKRVMDSFVVPASKAD
- a CDS encoding 50S ribosomal protein L11 methyltransferase — translated: MRAPIQSFAMALGSAAPVDTWRVDLAVPIDAAEAVSELLGDLGSVSMFGVDQDADLQVSVVCPEEPDRGDIGVRLAVIADAFDMAEPPFTVERVEGRDWIAETKNAFPPVEIGRFFIHGSHVERRPPPSSIGLHVDAATAFGSGEHPTTEGCLRAIEALAKRRHIHNTLDMGCGSGILAIAAAKCWATPVLAADNDGRSVQVAAENAGLNRVAHLMSAARSEGYRNPVIRRRAPYDLILANILARPLTLLARDAAGVLAPGGILVLSGLMTHQEAMVLAAHRYQGLHLIERRVIGVWSTLVLHKRADYGS
- a CDS encoding diguanylate cyclase, with protein sequence MRFALVFAGVVIVLISLSNFVIGQRAGAVLQSSIGRSLVETAAHMADTLDRHMHARRNEITLLAGLDPLRALPDTAAARLLLMRLQDNVPAFSWIGRTDAGGTVIAATGGLLEGADIGHRPVYLEALETTFIGDVHEAVLLASLLPNPTGEPMKFVDVSVPVRDTEGNFAGVLAAHLSWDWSRAVAETVLSPLDGNSAIDVFVISAIDDSVLLGPDSDIGQRFELAGLGRARSAGTWRGVETWPDDQDYLTGYAVADGYQSYAGLGWTVVARQPLAVAHAPVTAMQWTLALWGALLVTLFAALGWWIAGWVTRPLSEIAVTADRLRSGEMREIPQHRGITEIETLSAALRELLHSLTRMEALAHRDRLTGLANRIGLDAYLDRAGPNAARTDQVLAFLCLDLDGFKPVNDRFGHGVGDAVLQAVAQRLRQVVRGGDQAVRLGGDEFALILALPNADWRQMSETIAGRIVDSIAQPIDADGATVRIGCSIGIACWTPNGDADFSATMRMADEALYTAKRAGKGRVAVREA
- a CDS encoding helix-turn-helix domain-containing protein, whose translation is MMTAAQMRAARALLGIDQKTLAELSGLSIPTIQRMESSGGNVRGVVESLTRVVAALEAAGIELIGDGAASPSGGRGVRLKSSSSSS
- a CDS encoding SulP family inorganic anion transporter, with product MKATTDRSSDAPSFADLYTPKILTVLREGYGFPHLRADALAGLTVAIVALPLSMAIAIASGASPAQGLYTAIIGGFIVSLLGGSRFQIGGPAGAFIVLVAATVAQHGIDGLILATFLSGLMLVAVGFLRFGTFIKFVPFPVTVGFTAGIAVIIFASQIKDLFGLTLDHEPGELLEKIPVLWGAKDSVTVAAVAISVATVAIILGLRRWQPRWPGMLIAVALTAVATAVMALPVETIGTKFGGIPSSLPVPHLPDLSMDRIIAVLPAALSFTLLGAIESLLSAVVADGMTGRRHRSNCELVAQGAANIGASLFGGFCVTGTIARTATNVRAGAHGPIAGMLHSLFILLFMLVAAPLAAYIPLAALAGVLAVVAWNMIERPAIAILLRSGWGEATVLGATFFLTVFRDLTEAIVVGFALGSVLFIHRMSRTTAVSSQKPFVGRDEADDAHPREAYNESAAANPDVVVYRITGALFFGATASIGSVLDRIQDNHKALIVDFEAVPFLDSTGANMIESLAHKARRHDVTLWLTGTSRDIRRVLLTHGLKKPLVRYASTVEAASAAMARQSSFRQV
- a CDS encoding efflux RND transporter permease subunit, yielding MDIAHTSIDRPVNTWLIVLACLIGGIVGLLTVGRLEDPAFTIKEAIVVTPYPGASASEVEREVTEVLESAVQQMAQLKQVRSKSMPGLSEITVEIQNTYDGEALPQVWDELRRNVRDAQGDLPPGARASMVNDDFGDVFGISYAVTAPGYDDRERADLASFLRRNLLTVGGVSKVDIAGLRDEAIYLDIAQERLASLGIPLSRIINTIQVENDIADAGAMRIGDRSVRLAPTGGFGTVETIESLRIGLPGSTEQISLLDLGEISRQPVEVPDHLIRHNGESAFTLSVAGLTDANIVEVGEAVERRLAGLNDQLPVGVELHPIYEQHVVVDRAINGFVVSLALSVAIVIGVLCLFMGWRSGIVVGAVLLLTVLGTVFMMRVFGIEMERISLGALIIAMGMLVDNAIVVTEGMLVGLQRSNTLRDAASEAVRRTRWPLLGATVIGIMAFSGIGLSDDITGEFLFSLFAVIGISLMLSWVLAIMLAPLFGHYLFRGAGPHGGGDPYGGRLYRGYHRVLSIALAHRAVTVGLLIVITAACFVGFGFVKQSFFPNSNTPMFYVNYWMPQGTDIRAVDRDMAEIESFILDQPEVEALTTTVGRGLPRFMLTYAPEQPNDSYGQFVVRVDERDAIADLADRIRGHIESRYPDSTPRPVRIVFGPPAGAEVEARFSGPDADTLRQLGQQAASIMRASPALNDIRNDWRQRELTAVPHYDDERARIAGVTRTDLAQTLRFVTEGVQAGTYREGDRLIPILARPPDAERAETASIRDRLVWSSGAEAYVPLEQIVTRIETVGEDTLIRRRDRMRTLTVQSNPVGDLTAATARDAVVAEIEAIELPPGYALEWGGEYEATVEAQTAVFQQLPLGFLVMLIISVVLFGQVRQPLIIWLIVPMSVCGVVIALLSTGVAFGFVALLGLLSLSGMLIKNAIVLLDEIDDQIAGGKDPYQGLTDASVSRLRPVMLAAGTTILGMVPLLADAFFIGLAVTIMGGLAFATILTLVAVPVLYALFFRIRPPEHHSAHREAHQT
- a CDS encoding efflux RND transporter periplasmic adaptor subunit, whose amino-acid sequence is MPRSNPISRRMVPGAGPAVALAAALILSACIETTASNEGDEDTARPARIESASNGIAPDIRRFVGRIEAVQTTDLSFQVGGELVAMPVREGQRVERGHRLAAIDPEDYERAVREAEVRLDLARQDLDRKSRLLQSNSVSEAVHEQAVAEHDLREVALETARRNLDHTTIEAPFDALVTRTLVDAHTNVTSGTPVLRVQDVSELRIAVNIPERLMGMIGNRDALQAHVVFPAADGARFDLDYRSHETQPDNVTQTYRVTFAMPYPEAPALLPGMIGRVEIAPGGGMGASTGPGVSAPSSAVVADNDGGFHVWVVSGPDGEVRRQPVAVGPIVDDRVAITEGLSADDRIVTAGAHHLNEGMRVRPIEAF